From one Sulfurimonas sp. HSL-3221 genomic stretch:
- the bioV gene encoding pimelyl-ACP methyl ester esterase BioV, with protein MRFYSGFCLRDESAFFAPWLKQNDFTVAGFSYGAIKALYDVLQNDRRIDTLQLFSPAYFCNKPDSFKRLQMKGYKRDSAAYRARFIESCFAPYPARDVSVYDEGEEALEELLGYPWPEKLLRELNERGVHIEVYLGGKDAVIDAEAARAFFMPYATLYYFKDANHFLQGA; from the coding sequence ATGCGGTTTTATAGCGGTTTCTGCCTGAGGGACGAATCGGCCTTCTTCGCGCCGTGGCTGAAGCAAAACGACTTTACGGTCGCGGGGTTCAGCTACGGGGCCATCAAAGCCCTTTACGACGTCCTGCAGAATGACAGGCGCATCGATACGCTGCAGCTCTTCTCGCCCGCTTATTTCTGCAACAAGCCCGACAGTTTCAAACGGCTGCAGATGAAGGGGTACAAACGCGACAGCGCGGCGTACCGTGCGCGTTTTATCGAGAGCTGTTTCGCGCCTTATCCCGCCCGCGACGTCAGTGTCTACGACGAAGGAGAAGAGGCGCTCGAGGAGCTGCTGGGATACCCGTGGCCTGAAAAGCTGCTGCGGGAGCTGAACGAACGCGGGGTGCATATCGAGGTCTACCTTGGCGGCAAAGACGCCGTCATCGACGCCGAAGCGGCGCGGGCGTTCTTCATGCCCTACGCGACTCTATACTATTTTAAAGACGCAAACCACTTTTTGCAAGGAGCATAA
- the mtaB gene encoding tRNA (N(6)-L-threonylcarbamoyladenosine(37)-C(2))-methylthiotransferase MtaB codes for MKPKVYFKTFGCRTNVFDTQVMMGRLQDFEVTEDESVADIVVVNSCTVTNGADTGVRGYINAQERAGRTVMLTGCGAHTKGETLFEKGKVQGVFGQSEKAKINELLQRKTRFYELGDLEFIDDNVVEQFVGKSRAFIKIQEGCSFRCSYCIIPFVRGDARSVDEQVILEQVSRLAANGFGEFILTGTNIGSYGQGENRSIATLLQKMSLIRGVRRIRLGSLEPVQITDAFKEILDEPWLERHLHIALQHTSKEMLKLMNRRNKFDEDLKLFSELAVKGFALGTDFIVGHPGETEARWEEAWKHLQQLPLTHVHAFTYSKRDGTPSATMKPEISGAVAKERLAQLTALVDANNFAFRREHCTDLDVLVESVTDDGRYQGYDQYYNKILIDSEADLEGNWIRIESATAAEEYNHAVV; via the coding sequence ATGAAGCCCAAAGTCTACTTCAAGACCTTCGGTTGCCGCACCAACGTCTTCGATACGCAGGTGATGATGGGACGGTTGCAGGATTTTGAAGTCACCGAGGACGAATCGGTCGCGGACATCGTCGTCGTCAACTCCTGCACCGTCACCAACGGGGCCGATACGGGGGTCAGAGGCTACATCAACGCCCAGGAGCGCGCGGGCCGGACCGTCATGCTGACGGGCTGCGGGGCGCACACCAAAGGCGAAACCCTCTTCGAAAAAGGGAAGGTCCAGGGGGTTTTCGGACAGTCGGAAAAGGCGAAAATCAACGAACTGCTGCAGCGCAAGACCCGTTTTTACGAACTGGGCGACCTGGAGTTCATCGACGACAACGTCGTCGAGCAGTTCGTCGGCAAGAGCCGTGCCTTCATCAAGATCCAGGAGGGGTGCAGCTTCCGCTGCAGCTACTGCATCATCCCCTTTGTGCGCGGCGATGCGCGCAGCGTCGACGAGCAGGTGATCCTGGAGCAGGTGAGCCGCCTGGCCGCCAACGGGTTCGGGGAGTTCATCCTCACCGGGACGAACATCGGCAGCTACGGGCAGGGGGAGAACCGCTCCATCGCCACGCTGCTGCAAAAGATGAGCCTGATCCGTGGCGTGCGCCGCATCCGTCTTGGTTCTTTGGAACCGGTGCAGATCACCGATGCGTTTAAGGAGATCCTGGACGAGCCGTGGCTGGAACGCCACCTTCACATCGCCCTGCAGCATACCTCCAAGGAGATGCTCAAGCTGATGAACCGCCGCAACAAGTTCGATGAGGACCTGAAGCTCTTTTCCGAGCTGGCCGTGAAGGGCTTCGCGCTGGGCACGGACTTTATCGTCGGGCATCCCGGCGAGACGGAGGCGCGCTGGGAAGAGGCGTGGAAACACCTGCAGCAGCTGCCGCTGACGCACGTGCACGCCTTTACCTATTCCAAGCGCGACGGCACGCCCTCTGCGACGATGAAGCCCGAGATCAGCGGGGCCGTCGCCAAGGAGCGGTTGGCGCAGTTGACCGCTCTGGTGGATGCGAACAACTTCGCGTTCCGCCGCGAACATTGCACCGATCTGGACGTGCTCGTCGAGTCCGTCACGGACGACGGGCGCTACCAGGGGTACGACCAGTATTACAACAAGATCCTTATCGACAGCGAAGCGGACCTGGAAGGCAACTGGATCCGGATCGAATCCGCCACCGCAGCAGAGGAGTACAACCATGCAGTCGTCTGA
- the mog gene encoding molybdopterin adenylyltransferase yields MSNIKIGVITASDRASAGIYEDISGMAIQETMTAYLTSSFEIEYRCIPDEQETIEATMKELCDEAGCCLVVTTGGTGPAPRDVTPEATENICDKMMPGFGELMRQVSLQYVPTAILSRQTAGIRGQSLIINLPGKPKSIRECLDAVFPAVPYCIDLIGGPYLVTDESVIKAFRPKAK; encoded by the coding sequence ATGAGCAATATCAAAATCGGTGTCATCACCGCTTCCGACCGCGCCAGCGCGGGCATCTACGAAGACATCTCCGGCATGGCGATCCAGGAGACGATGACGGCGTACCTCACGAGCAGTTTCGAGATCGAGTACCGCTGCATCCCCGACGAGCAGGAGACGATCGAAGCGACGATGAAGGAGCTCTGCGACGAAGCTGGGTGCTGTCTCGTCGTTACGACGGGCGGTACGGGCCCCGCGCCCCGCGACGTCACCCCTGAAGCGACGGAGAACATCTGCGACAAGATGATGCCGGGCTTCGGCGAGCTGATGCGCCAGGTGAGCCTGCAGTACGTCCCGACGGCGATTCTATCGCGCCAGACGGCGGGCATCCGCGGTCAATCGCTCATTATCAACCTCCCGGGCAAACCGAAGTCCATCCGCGAGTGCCTCGACGCCGTCTTCCCGGCCGTGCCGTACTGCATCGACCTGATCGGCGGTCCCTACCTCGTCACCGACGAGAGCGTCATCAAAGCCTTCCGCCCGAAGGCAAAATAG
- a CDS encoding AAA family ATPase, with protein sequence MQSSDKAKWIIAASAVLLIALTLFAFLRDSTKPISRDQLNTLIAGGELKQVVERESSYLLSSSEGRFSIVKSQVPAGTFDAYVVKTEEGGAIVIAILSLIIVLGAASLLLRYWMKHRRFPGAPVKSAQGAGAPEQTYHVQPVVSDVTFSDIGGISDVKEELEEIIDFLKNPQRYRHFGARLPKGVLLVGPPGVGKTMIAKAVAAEANAPFYYQSASSFVHIYVGMGAKRVSELFRAAASNAPAIIFIDEIDAVGKVRDGGSNEEREATLNQLLTEMDGFTDSSGIIVIAATNKIEVLDPALLRAGRFDRRIFVDLPTPHEREAIIAKYLEKIPHSVDAKAIAEITVGFNGAALAALVNEAALHSLRNRQIHVRMEDVLAVKDKVAYGKKRLPILNDEQKECRATYLAGKAVAATWFDLAFEKVMLGSESIRPALSDPLMRHEIESHIRMLLAGKVMCDIRYREHASSAKEDIDAALTLAKAMLFEYGMGDSLLPSQEALPHLLERIEQETRTLLEGKTALVDGIVDVLLERESISKEEIKARIDAVL encoded by the coding sequence ATGCAGTCGTCTGACAAAGCCAAGTGGATCATCGCCGCCTCGGCGGTCCTGCTCATCGCGCTGACGCTTTTTGCGTTCCTGCGCGATAGCACTAAGCCGATCAGCCGCGACCAGCTCAATACGCTCATCGCCGGGGGAGAGCTGAAACAGGTCGTTGAACGGGAGAGCTCCTACCTGCTGAGCAGCAGCGAAGGGCGCTTCAGCATCGTCAAATCCCAGGTCCCCGCCGGTACCTTTGACGCCTATGTCGTCAAAACGGAGGAGGGCGGAGCCATTGTCATCGCCATTTTGAGCCTGATCATTGTCCTGGGAGCGGCGTCGCTGCTGCTGCGCTACTGGATGAAGCACCGCCGCTTCCCGGGCGCACCGGTCAAATCCGCGCAGGGAGCCGGTGCGCCGGAACAGACCTACCATGTTCAGCCGGTCGTCTCCGACGTCACCTTCAGCGATATCGGCGGCATCAGCGACGTCAAGGAGGAGCTCGAGGAGATCATTGATTTTCTCAAGAATCCCCAGCGCTACCGGCACTTCGGCGCGCGTCTGCCCAAGGGGGTCCTGCTGGTCGGCCCTCCGGGCGTCGGCAAGACGATGATCGCCAAGGCCGTCGCCGCTGAGGCGAATGCGCCCTTCTATTATCAGAGCGCCTCCTCCTTCGTCCACATCTACGTCGGGATGGGGGCCAAGCGCGTCAGCGAGCTCTTCCGCGCTGCGGCGTCCAACGCCCCGGCCATTATCTTTATTGACGAGATCGACGCCGTCGGCAAGGTGCGCGACGGGGGCAGCAACGAGGAGCGCGAAGCGACCCTGAACCAGCTCCTCACCGAGATGGACGGTTTTACGGATTCCAGCGGCATCATTGTCATCGCCGCGACGAACAAGATCGAAGTCCTCGACCCGGCCCTGCTGCGCGCGGGCCGCTTCGACCGCCGTATCTTCGTTGACCTGCCGACCCCGCATGAGCGCGAGGCGATCATCGCGAAGTACCTGGAGAAGATCCCCCACAGCGTGGACGCGAAAGCGATCGCGGAGATCACCGTCGGCTTCAACGGGGCGGCGCTGGCGGCGCTGGTGAACGAAGCGGCGCTGCACTCTCTGCGCAACCGACAGATCCATGTCCGTATGGAGGACGTTTTGGCCGTCAAGGACAAGGTCGCCTACGGCAAGAAGCGGCTGCCGATTCTCAATGACGAGCAGAAAGAGTGCCGTGCGACCTATCTCGCGGGCAAAGCCGTTGCTGCTACCTGGTTCGACCTGGCCTTCGAGAAGGTGATGCTGGGGAGCGAAAGCATTCGTCCGGCCCTCTCCGACCCGCTGATGCGCCACGAGATAGAGTCGCACATCCGCATGCTGCTCGCCGGTAAGGTCATGTGCGATATCCGCTACCGCGAACATGCCTCCAGTGCCAAAGAGGACATTGACGCGGCACTGACCCTTGCCAAAGCGATGCTCTTCGAGTACGGTATGGGCGATTCGCTGCTGCCATCGCAGGAGGCGCTGCCGCATCTGCTCGAGCGTATCGAGCAGGAGACCCGCACCCTGCTTGAGGGCAAAACGGCCCTGGTCGACGGGATCGTCGACGTGTTGTTAGAGCGCGAAAGCATCTCCAAAGAGGAGATCAAAGCCCGGATCGATGCGGTTTTATAG